The Thermococcus sp. EP1 region AAACCTCATCTCAAATCGCTCGTGATGAACCTTATGTACGCTATTGTAAATGGCAATAAAAGCTCAACCAGGAGTATTGCAATACTGTTAAAAGTCAACAAAAGAGAATCTCCAAGAGATAGGTAATCCCGGGCAGTTTCATCCCCTGCAAAAGCGCTTATTATAAGCTGTCCATAGTGGTGGGTTGGATTCAACAAAAACAGCCTATTTTTCCACAACTCCCTCTTATCCCTCCATTCCGCTATTGCAGGACATAGATTGAGAGGACTTTCATAAATAGGCTGTTCTTTTTCCACCCTATAAACTGGGGAAGGACAATATGGCTCTTCTCCCACAATTTTATCAACTGCAATCTCAACTATGAAGGGGTATATTAAAGTCAGAAATATTCCAAGGGTTATTGCCAATAGTATTGCAGTTTCAGGCTTTTTCAAGAGCGTTGATAACATAATACCGATGCTTAGAAATGTCATCATGTAAATTAGAGTGAAAATGGCCGCTATTAGAGCCCTTAGAATGGAAGTGATATCGAGAGGCATTCCAAGCAATAGGAGGTAAGCTATTGAAAAGACGTACCCTATCATGACTATTGAGAACAATGCCATACTGTTTCCAATGAATTTTCCATTTATAACTTGATCCCTGTAAATTGGGTGGCTCATTAACACTTTAACCGTTCCCTCTTCGATTTCCTTGTTTATTGTGTCAGCTCCAAGAACTATCCCTATTATCGCCCCAAAAATGAGGAGCACCATTAAATTCCTAGTTATGGAAATTGATAGGGGAGTTGCCACTATGGTGCCTTCTGCCCCAGATAGAGGAAAGGAAGTGTAGCTTACGATTATCTGTCCTGCTCGATTTATGAGGTCATCTTTAATCGAGTAATTGAAGAAAAACGTTATAAAAAGATAGAAAGCGAGCAGGCTTATGAATCTCTTACTCCTTATAGATGAGGAGAACTCCTTGAATGCTATGTTGAGTTCCTTCATTTATCTTTACCTCCTTCCTACACGGCGCATCAGTAGTATAACTGTTGCAAATGCCATCACCAAGATTATTACTCCAAGGTAAGCCGAACTTGAGCTTTGCCTCACTCTAGCAGTA contains the following coding sequences:
- a CDS encoding ABC transporter permease — its product is MKELNIAFKEFSSSIRSKRFISLLAFYLFITFFFNYSIKDDLINRAGQIIVSYTSFPLSGAEGTIVATPLSISITRNLMVLLIFGAIIGIVLGADTINKEIEEGTVKVLMSHPIYRDQVINGKFIGNSMALFSIVMIGYVFSIAYLLLLGMPLDITSILRALIAAIFTLIYMMTFLSIGIMLSTLLKKPETAILLAITLGIFLTLIYPFIVEIAVDKIVGEEPYCPSPVYRVEKEQPIYESPLNLCPAIAEWRDKRELWKNRLFLLNPTHHYGQLIISAFAGDETARDYLSLGDSLLLTFNSIAILLVELLLPFTIAYIRFITSDLR